A section of the Oreochromis aureus strain Israel breed Guangdong linkage group 22, ZZ_aureus, whole genome shotgun sequence genome encodes:
- the LOC116314854 gene encoding C-type lectin domain family 4 member E-like: MMSRPQKYIEGEALHSQHAKSNNALKLTVAVLVVCVLLVSALVVTYLLFEFLKTREMLRNLELKQKNVKADVTERLPEMKPCSTVQPTCPEPEVKIITQPCNIIQPTTPQPTEITTVTQSYSTIPTTTPQPSEITTNDPCYKCEDGWNQHGENCYYFSTRKSSWNASRTVCSTQGGDLVKIDSSEEQSFLTTTIQQMTGRYAIYFWIGLTDSAEEGKWLWVDGSPLNERLAFWYFQEPDDWTQEDSDGEDCVRMRAVYDLHYLSTWFDKSCKARERSICEKPAEAVCDFTSVPEQQ; encoded by the exons ATGATGAGCCGTCCACAGAAATACATAGAAG GTGAagctcttcactctcagcaTGCAAAATCAAACAATGCGTTAAAGCTCACAGTGGCCGTGCTGGTTGTCTGTGTTCTCCTGGTATCGGCTCTCGTGGTAACTTATCTCT tgtTTGAGTTTTTGAAAACCAGGGAAATGCTCAGAAATCTTGAACTGAAGCAGAAAAACGTAAAAGCCGATGTCACAG agagaCTGCCTGAAATGAAACCATGTAGTACAGTGCAGCCCACATGTCCAGAGCCTGAAGTAAAAATTA TAACACAACCGTGCAACATAATACAGCCTACAACCCCACAACCTACTGAAATAACCACCG TAACACAATCATACAGCACAATACCGACTACAACCCCACAACCTTCTGAAATAACTACGA ATGATCCATGTTATAAATGTGAAGATGGCTGGAACCAACATGGAGAAAATTGCTATTATTTCTCCACAAGAAAATCATCCTGGAATGCAAGCAGAACTGTATGTAGTACTCAAGGAGGAGACCTGGTTAAGATAGACAGCAGTGAGGAGCAG AGTTTCTTGACGACAACCATTCAACAAATGACAGGGAGATATGCGATTTATTTCTGGATCGGACTGACAGACTCAGCAGAAGAGGGCAAATGGTTGTGGGTGGACGGCTCCCCACTGAATGAAAG GTTGGCATTCTGGTACTTTCAGGAGCCAGATGATTGGACTCAAGAAGATTCTGATGGAGAGGACTGTGTGAGGATGAGAGCAGTGTATGATTTGCATTATTTGTCAACTTGGTTTGATAAATCATGTAAAGCACGTGAAAGAAGTATTTGTGAGAAACCAGCTGAGGCTGTGTGTGACTTCACTTCAGTTCCGGAACAACAGTGA